A genome region from Acidobacteriota bacterium includes the following:
- a CDS encoding aspartate aminotransferase family protein: MPRALATLTDRLAAHAEGAWVTDTAGRTYLDFATGIGTLATGHRHPKVLAAVRRQLDRLVHTCYSVMPYESYQELVGRLIDLTPGSFPKRGLLLNSGAEAVENALKIARAATGRPAVLCFEGAFHGRTLLALGLTSKTSTYKRGFGPYPGEIYRVPYPYCYRCPVGREPATCSVDCRRLLEEALATHVDGRALAAVLIEPQLGEGGGAVAPFPFLQAIRELCDRTGAVMVVDEVQTGFGRTGSLFAVEQAGVEPDLMVMAKSLASGFPISAVVGRAELFDGIQVGGLGGTYGGNPVSCAAALATLEVIVGQRLPERARRLGAVMRRRMQLWQERYPEYLGDLRGLGAMLALEVVSDRQTRRPLPALARAWSQACLDEGLLLLTAGVHGNVVRVLIPLIISDADLNEGLERMERALETAVASLARVEETT; this comes from the coding sequence GTGCCCCGGGCGCTGGCCACCCTGACCGATCGGCTCGCGGCTCACGCCGAGGGGGCCTGGGTGACCGATACCGCAGGTCGCACCTACCTCGATTTCGCCACCGGCATCGGCACCCTGGCCACCGGTCACCGGCATCCGAAGGTGCTCGCCGCCGTCCGGCGCCAGCTCGACCGGCTGGTGCACACCTGCTACTCCGTGATGCCCTACGAGTCCTACCAGGAGCTGGTCGGGCGGTTGATCGACTTGACTCCGGGCTCGTTCCCCAAGCGGGGGTTGCTGCTCAACTCGGGGGCGGAGGCGGTGGAGAACGCCCTGAAAATCGCGCGGGCCGCCACCGGGCGTCCGGCGGTGCTTTGTTTCGAGGGCGCCTTCCATGGCCGCACGCTGCTGGCCCTGGGGTTGACGAGCAAGACCTCCACCTACAAGCGCGGTTTCGGGCCCTACCCGGGGGAGATCTACCGGGTGCCCTATCCCTACTGCTACCGCTGTCCCGTGGGGCGGGAGCCGGCGACCTGCTCGGTGGACTGCCGGCGTCTGCTCGAAGAGGCCCTGGCGACCCACGTCGACGGCCGGGCCCTGGCGGCGGTGTTGATCGAGCCCCAACTCGGCGAAGGCGGGGGGGCGGTCGCGCCGTTCCCCTTCCTCCAGGCCATCCGGGAGTTGTGTGACCGGACCGGCGCGGTCATGGTGGTCGACGAGGTGCAGACCGGCTTCGGCCGCACAGGATCCCTCTTCGCCGTCGAGCAGGCCGGTGTCGAGCCGGACTTGATGGTGATGGCCAAGTCCCTCGCCTCGGGTTTTCCGATCTCGGCGGTGGTGGGGCGTGCGGAACTGTTCGACGGCATCCAGGTCGGGGGCCTGGGCGGCACCTATGGCGGCAATCCGGTTTCCTGCGCGGCGGCCCTGGCCACCCTGGAGGTGATCGTCGGCCAGCGGCTGCCCGAGCGGGCCCGCCGACTCGGCGCTGTCATGCGCCGCCGCATGCAACTCTGGCAGGAACGCTATCCCGAATACCTCGGCGACCTGCGGGGCCTGGGGGCCATGCTGGCCCTGGAAGTGGTGAGCGACAGGCAGACCCGCCGGCCGCTGCCCGCCCTGGCTCGGGCCTGGAGCCAGGCTTGCCTCGACGAGGGCCTGCTGCTGCTGACCGCCGGGGTGCATGGCAACGTGGTGCGGGTGCTGATCCCGCTGATCATCAGCGACGCCGATCTGAACGAGGGGCTCGAGCGCATGGAGCGCGCCCTGGAGACGGCCGTCGCCTCCCTGGCTCGGGTCGAGGAGACAACCTGA
- a CDS encoding BPL-N domain-containing protein has translation MRATTLGLWTTLLFVVPVAAAGSDAADEVRVRVLPSRVDAVLDHTGPYTGLADAFLDLLDWIEAGRWIPVGRGVGVFHDDPTRVPAPKLRAEARIPINVYGGFLPRPPPGEVGARLERTEPLLVASALHVGPYDRVLPVIDRILGRLPRLGLKVAGPEMERYLNDPADTPPEALETEVLFPVAPRRKKVDVGIYAGWGGFPQGVEAASLCFTAAGLSVRPISAAEINDGSFARKIRLLYMPGGWAAHYVRDIKDAGARHIERFVREGGGYIGICAGSYYAARQISWSGKTWSYDIDLFPGVPSGPIRKIAPWPYYVTTGVKLDTGHPITAGGPARRVTLYYGGPVLEPREGSGVKVLGTFEKTGQPAIVAFEKGKGKVFLSAVHLEFDLTSEVDNTPWPENEKGIEDDQSDWEMLQRAARWILGELPDR, from the coding sequence ATGCGTGCAACGACGCTGGGTCTTTGGACAACGCTGCTGTTCGTGGTGCCGGTGGCCGCCGCCGGGAGCGACGCGGCCGATGAGGTGCGGGTGCGCGTCCTGCCCTCCCGCGTGGATGCGGTGCTGGACCACACCGGCCCCTACACGGGGCTGGCCGATGCGTTCCTCGACCTTCTCGACTGGATCGAGGCCGGGCGCTGGATCCCCGTCGGTCGCGGTGTCGGCGTGTTTCACGACGATCCGACCCGGGTCCCGGCGCCCAAGCTGCGGGCCGAGGCCCGCATCCCGATCAACGTCTACGGCGGCTTCCTGCCCCGGCCGCCGCCGGGAGAAGTGGGGGCGCGCCTCGAGCGCACCGAACCGCTGCTCGTCGCCTCCGCCCTTCACGTGGGGCCCTACGACCGGGTCCTGCCGGTGATCGACCGCATCCTGGGCAGGCTACCGCGGCTGGGCCTGAAGGTGGCCGGCCCCGAAATGGAGCGCTATCTCAACGATCCCGCCGACACGCCCCCGGAGGCCCTCGAGACCGAGGTGCTCTTCCCGGTCGCGCCGCGCCGCAAGAAGGTGGACGTGGGCATCTACGCGGGATGGGGCGGATTTCCCCAAGGTGTCGAGGCGGCCTCCCTGTGCTTCACTGCCGCCGGCTTGAGCGTGCGACCGATCTCGGCGGCCGAGATCAACGACGGATCGTTTGCCCGGAAGATCCGCCTGCTCTACATGCCCGGAGGGTGGGCGGCCCACTACGTGCGCGACATCAAGGACGCAGGGGCCCGCCACATCGAGCGCTTCGTCCGCGAGGGGGGGGGCTACATCGGCATCTGCGCGGGCAGTTATTATGCGGCCCGGCAGATCTCTTGGAGCGGCAAGACGTGGTCCTACGACATCGACCTGTTTCCCGGTGTACCCAGCGGACCGATCCGCAAGATCGCTCCCTGGCCCTACTATGTCACCACCGGGGTGAAGCTCGATACCGGCCACCCGATCACCGCCGGCGGTCCGGCGCGCCGCGTCACTCTCTACTACGGCGGTCCGGTGCTCGAGCCCCGGGAGGGCAGCGGGGTGAAGGTGCTGGGTACCTTCGAGAAGACCGGGCAGCCGGCCATCGTCGCCTTCGAGAAGGGCAAGGGGAAGGTTTTTCTCAGTGCCGTCCACCTGGAGTTCGACCTGACCAGCGAGGTGGACAACACGCCCTGGCCGGAAAACGAAAAGGGCATCGAGGACGACCAGAGCGATTGGGAGATGCTGCAGCGGGCCGCACGCTGGATTCTTGGCGAGCTGCCGGATCGTTGA
- a CDS encoding ArgE/DapE family deacylase, with the protein MTCGRYAAALAALERDWSGQVALLQEMVRIPSVVGDEGKVQRWVRERFAALGLDVQEILLGEERLAAHPTAFDTGFPGAGRPNFRGRWAGTGDGPSLVLNAHVDVVPVEPVDAWSVDPWGGEIRGGRLYGRGAADMKGGWIAIHAALAALRASGYRPPGDLYFESVVEEEAGGVHGTLACRLEPIPADGMIITEPLWTHVIVAHPGILYFRLRVEGRSTHAALAQHGVSALLEALPIVAALEALDRSRARAHRHPLFERLPGCQGRSVHLNLGVCRAGDWPSTVPAEAVIEARVSYLPGESEAAVRDEILETVRAAASTPWLVEHPPEVEWFGWRGQPWQQDPAHRLVGLLQQAVGAERGSVPEVAADTAGLDARWAGEFGIPCAVFGPYGEQIHGVDEWVDLDSIRVVARSLLRTIIDWQHPR; encoded by the coding sequence ATGACCTGCGGCCGGTATGCCGCCGCCCTGGCGGCCCTCGAAAGGGACTGGTCCGGGCAGGTCGCTCTGCTGCAGGAGATGGTGCGTATCCCTTCCGTCGTCGGTGACGAGGGCAAGGTGCAGCGATGGGTTCGCGAGCGTTTCGCGGCGCTCGGTCTCGACGTGCAGGAGATTCTGCTCGGCGAGGAGCGCCTGGCGGCCCATCCCACGGCTTTCGACACGGGGTTTCCCGGCGCCGGACGCCCCAATTTCCGTGGCCGCTGGGCCGGCACGGGCGACGGGCCGTCCCTGGTGCTCAACGCCCACGTGGACGTGGTGCCCGTCGAGCCTGTCGACGCCTGGAGTGTGGATCCCTGGGGCGGCGAGATCCGCGGCGGCAGGCTCTACGGTCGGGGCGCGGCCGACATGAAAGGTGGTTGGATCGCGATCCATGCGGCCCTCGCCGCCTTGCGGGCGAGCGGCTACCGGCCGCCGGGCGATCTCTATTTCGAAAGCGTCGTCGAGGAAGAAGCCGGCGGCGTGCACGGCACGCTGGCCTGTCGCCTCGAACCGATTCCCGCCGACGGGATGATCATCACCGAGCCCCTGTGGACGCACGTCATCGTCGCCCATCCGGGCATTCTCTACTTTCGCCTGCGCGTGGAGGGGCGTTCGACCCATGCGGCCCTGGCCCAGCACGGGGTCAGCGCCCTGCTCGAAGCGCTGCCCATCGTCGCGGCCCTCGAAGCGCTCGACCGGAGCCGGGCCCGGGCCCACCGCCATCCGCTCTTCGAACGCCTGCCCGGCTGCCAGGGGCGCTCGGTGCATCTGAACCTGGGTGTGTGCCGTGCCGGCGACTGGCCTTCGACGGTGCCGGCCGAGGCCGTGATCGAGGCCCGGGTGTCCTACCTGCCCGGCGAAAGCGAGGCCGCCGTGCGGGACGAGATCCTCGAGACGGTGCGCGCCGCGGCCTCGACGCCCTGGCTGGTCGAGCATCCGCCGGAGGTGGAGTGGTTCGGTTGGCGGGGGCAACCCTGGCAACAAGATCCGGCCCATCGTCTCGTGGGCCTGTTGCAGCAGGCCGTGGGTGCCGAGCGGGGTTCCGTGCCGGAAGTGGCGGCCGACACCGCCGGCCTCGATGCCCGCTGGGCGGGCGAGTTCGGCATCCCCTGCGCTGTCTTCGGGCCCTATGGCGAGCAGATCCACGGCGTCGACGAGTGGGTCGATCTGGACAGCATACGGGTGGTCGCGCGGTCCCTGCTGCGCACCATCATCGACTGGCAGCACCCGCGCTGA